A stretch of DNA from Nocardioides sp. Arc9.136:
CGCCGGTCCCGGGGGTGGTGGGGTCCCTCGCGTAACGTCTCTGGGGTGATTCGCTTCGAGAAGGTCACCAAGACCTACCCCGGCACGGGCAGCCCGGCCCTGGACCAGGTGTCGGTCGACGTCGAGAAGGGCGAGTTCGTCTTCCTCGTCGGCCAGTCCGGCTCGGGCAAGTCCACGGCCCTGCGGCTGGTGCTGCGCGAGGCCCGGCCGACCTCCGGCCGCGTCTACGTCGCCGGCAAGGAGATCAACCGGCTGGCCGGCTGGAAGGTGCCGCGGCTGCGCCGCCAGATCGGCACGGTCTTCCAGGACTTCCGCCTGCTGCCGAACAAGTCGGTGGGGGAGAACGTCGCGTTCGCGCTGCAGGTCATCGGCCGCTCGCGCAGCGAGATCCGCTCGCTGGTGCCCGAGACGCTGGAGCTGGTGGGCCTGGAGGGCAAGGCCGACCGGATGCCCGACGAGCTCTCCGGCGGCGAGCAGCAGCGCGTCGCCATCGCCCGCGCCTTCGTCAACCGGCCGATGATCCTCATCGCCGACGAGCCCACCGGCAACCTCGACCCGTCGACCTCCGTCGGGATCATGAAGCTGCTGGACCGGATCAACCGCACCGGCACCACCGTCGTCATGGCCACCCACGACCACGGCATCGTGGACCAGATGCGCAAGCGCGTCATCGAGCTCGAGGACGGCCGCGTCGTGCGCGACCAGGCGCGCGGCGCCTACGGCTTCCAGCACTGACCCGAGCGCCGGCCCGGGCCCCGATCCCCGGCGCGCCGGCCACCCGACGTACCCGCACAGGAACGAGAGCCCCACCTCCTCATGCAGCTTCGCTACGTGTTCACCGAGCTCGCCCAGGGCCTGCGCCGCAACGTGTCGATGCACATCGCGGTCGTCCTGACCCTGTTCGTCTCCCTCACCCTCGTCGGCCTCGGCCTGCTGCTGAACCAGCAGGCCGACAAGGCCGCGGACCAGTGGGGCTCCCAGCTCCAGATCACGGTCTGGCTGTGCAAGGACGACGACGACAACCCGCGCTGCACCAGCGAGGTCACCGAGGCCCAGAAGGAGGCCATCGCCGAGGCGGTCGAGGAGAACCCGGAGGCCGAGAGCCACTACTTCGAGACCAAGGAGGAGGCCTTCGAGAAGATCAAGGAGCTCCTCGGTCCCGAGAGGTTCGAGGGCCCCAACCCGGCGGCGACGGTCGACGACATGCCGCAGTCGGTGTGGATCACGCTGAAGGACCCCAACGAGTTCGAGGGCGTGACCAGCGCGGTGCAGGGGCTGCCCGGCGTCTCCTCCATCCGCGACGCCCGCGAGGTGCTGCAGCCGATCTACGGCTCCATCACCGCGCTGAAGTACGGCGCGTGGGGCACGGCCGCGTTCCTGGTGCTGGCGGCGCTGCTGCTCGTCGCCAACACGATCCGCCTGGCCGCGCTGGCGCGACGCCGCGAGATCGGCATCATGCGGCTCGTGGGCGCCTCGACGCTCTACATCGCGCTGCCGTTCCTCCTGGAGGCGATCGTCACCGCCGTCGTCGGTGTCGCGCTCGCCGCGGGCGCGCTCGGGGCGTTCATGTACTTCGGCATCCACGAGCGCGCCGCCACGGGCCTGACGTTCATGCCGTGGATCGGGCTCCCGGAGTACACCTCCACCCTCGCGGCCATCGCGGTCCTCGGGCCGGTGCTGACCCTGCTGCCGACACTCCTGCTGACCCGCAAATACCTCAAAGTCTGAGCCCGGCGGCATACGGTCGTCCCTGGTGCCACACAGGCATCACTCGTCACACGTGCCTCACGCGGACGAGTCGCAGGACCTCGCACGACCCCCTTCCCCTGATCGCCGAAGACGAAGGCTGACCCGGTGCGCCTCTTCCCCCGTGCCGCACGCCGACGACTGGCAGCAGCGACCATCGCCTGCTCCGTGGCCGTCGGTGCGCTCGCCGTACCCCTCGCTGGTGCCGAGGACGACCTCGAGCAGGAGCAGAAGCAGGTCCAGAAGGACCTCGAGCACGCCGAGGGCGACCTCGAGCACTCCAGCGCCCAGCTGCGGAAGGCCAGCGCCCGGCTCGAGGCGGCGGTCGGTGAGCTGCGCGCGGCCAAGGCCGAGCTGGCCGACGTCCGTGCCCGCCTCGGTGCGGCGCGCCTGCTCGACGAGCGGATGCAGGAGAAGCTCGAGGCCGCCGAGCAGCGCCTCGAGCAGGCGCGTGCCGACCTCGCCGAGGGCCAGGAGGCGCTCGAGGTCCAGCGCGAGCGCGTGACCGACACGATCACCTCGATCTACGAGCAGGGCGACCCCGAGCTGCTGGCGTTCGCCTCGATCCTCGACGCGCAGACGCCGGAGGACCTCACCCGCCGGATGTCGGCGCAGGACGTCATGGTCGGCCGCGAGACGCGGGCCTACGACGAGCTGCACGCCGCCGAGGTGCTGCTCGAGGTCCGCGAGGACAACGTCGAGGAGGCCACCGAGGAGGTCGCCGACCAGCGCCGCGAGGCGGCCGAGCACCTCGAGACGATGCGGGGCCTCCACGAGGAGGCCGCCGCGGCCGCGGCCACCGTCCGGGACCGCGTCGGCGACCGGCGCTCGGCCCAGCAGTCCGCGCGCAGCGCCCGGGCCAAGGACCGGGCGGTCCTGCAGCGGCTCCGGGCCAAGGAGCAGCGGATCAAGCAGCGGATCCTCGACCAGGCGCGCCGCGCGGCCGCCAAGCACCGCGGTTACCGCGGCACCACCGACGGCCTGCTCATGCGGCCCTCGTCCGGCCCGGTCACCTCGCCGTACGGCTATCGCGAGCACCCGATCTACCACTACTGGGGACTGCACGACGGCACCGACTTCGGCGTCGCCTGCGGCGCCCCGCTGTACGCCGTCGCCTCCGGCACCGTGATGACCCGCTACTACTCCTCGGTCTACGGCAACCGGATGTACCTCAACGTCGGCCAGGTCAACGGCAAGCTGATCACCGCGGTCTACAACCACGCCACGCGGTACACCGTCAGTGCCGGCCAGCACGTCGAGCGCGGCCAGGTCGTCGGGTACGTCGGCTCGACCGGCTGGTCGACCGGGTGCCACCTGCACTTCACGATCATGGCGAACGGCTCCTCGACCGACCCGATGCCGTACTTCTGACCCCTCCTGCCCGCGTCCGGCCCGCCCCCGACAACCGCGTTGCGTCCCTCTGGGACACTGGTGGGATGCCGAAGGAGCAGGGCCAGAAGATGGTCGCGCAGAACAAGAAGGCGCGTCACGACTACGCCATCGAGGACACCTTCGAGGCGGGTCTCGCGCTGCAGGGGACCGAGGTGAAGTCGCTGCGGCAGGGCCGGGCGTCGCTGGTCGACGGGTTCGTCGACATCGACGCCGGCGAGGCGTGGCTCCACGGCGTGCACATCCCGGAGTACTCCCAGGGCACCTGGACCAATCACTCCGCCCGCCGCAAGCGCAAGCTGCTGCTGCACCGGGCCGAGATCGACAAGATCGAGCGCCGGGTCAGCGAGAAGGGCCTCACGGTCGTGCCGCTCGCGCTCTACTTCAAGGACGGCCGGGCCAAGGTCGAGATCGGGCTGGCCAAGGGCAAGAAGTCGTGGGACAAGCGCAACTCGATCGCCGAGCGCACCGCCAACCGCGAGAAGGAGCAGGCCGTCGGCCGGTTCCTGAAGGGCATGCGTGACTGACCTGCGGGCCGGCGTGCGCCCCGGGGCGGAGGAGCCGGTCGACCGGAGCAGCGACGCGCCGGACGTGGTGGCGTTCTGGGAGGCCCTCGGGCTGCCTGGGCTCGTCGACGTCCACGTGCACTTCCTGCCGCCGCCGATCCAGCGGGCGGTGTGGGCGGTCTTCGACAGCGCCGGCCCGAAGATCGGCCGCGACTGGCCGATCCGCTACCGCAGCGCCGTCGAGGACCGGGTCGACCTGCTCCGCGCGATGGGCGTGCGCCGCTTCTCCGCGCTGCCCTACGCGCACAAGCCGGGGGTCGCGGCGTACCTCAACACCTGGGCCGCGGCCTTCGCCGAGCGCGTCCCCGAGAGCCTGCGCTCGGCGACGTTCTACCCCGAGGAGGGTGCCGCGGCGTACGTCGCCGAGGCGGTCGAGGCCGGCGTCGAGGTGTTCAAGCTGCACCTGCAGGTCGGGGAGTTCCACCTCGACGACCCGCTGCTCGCGCCGGTCTGGGGCGTGCTGGAGGACGCCGGCACCCCGGTCGTCGTGCACGCCGGGTCCGGTCCGGTGCCCAACGAGTTCACCGGCCCGGAGTCGACCCGGCGGGTGCTGGCCCGCCACCCGCGACTCGCCCTGGTGATCGCGCACCTGGGCGCTCCGGAGTTCGAGGAGTTCCTGGAGCTGGCCGAGACCCACGAGAGGGTCCACCTCGACACGACCATGGTCTTCACCGACTTCTTCCCCGCGACGTACCCCTCCGGGCTCGTGCCGCGGCTGCGCGACCTGCAGCCGAAGGTGCTGCTGGGCAGCGACTTCCCGACGATCCCGTACCCCTACCGCCACCAGCTCGACGGGCTGGCCGCGCTCGACCTGGGCGAGGACTGGCTGCGCGACGTCTGCTGGCACAACGGCCTGCGCCTGTTCGGGGCGGGGCGCCCGTGACGGTCATCGTGCTCCTCGCCCTCGTGGTGCCCCTGCTCCTCGGCCTGCTGGTCGCCGGCCTGCTCGCCCTCGTCCTGACGCGCTCGCGCGCGGCGGCCGCGCCGCCGGTCGTGGCGCCGGTCCCGGGCGGCGCGTTCGCACCGGTGCCGAGCACGTGGAACGTCCAGGTCCTCGGCTCGAGCGCGATCGGCGCGATGGGCGGGTCGCTCGGGTCGACGTACGGCACGCTGGCGCTCGCCGACGGCACGCTGACCTTCACCCCGGACGGCGCGACGACGGCGGCGTGGGTCGTGCCGTGCGCCGAGGTGTGGGTGCAGCGGCAGGGCGTCGGCCCGTTCGCCGTCGCGGCGCTCCGCCTGCACGGCCCGATGGGGGACGTCGCGTGCAACGTCAGCCGCGAGCACATCAACCGCTTCTCGGCCAACTCCCTCAAGGACTTCCGCGAGGCGGGGTACGCCGCGCAGTTCGTCGCCGCCGCGCAGGCGCACGGCGCGCGGGTGGCCTGACGGCGCCCCCGCCGGGCACGGAGCACCAGGCGGAGGAACAACCGGTGCGTCGGCCTGGTTGGACCCCGTAGACTGCTCGACGCGGCTCGCGCCGTGCAGCACAACTCAAGAGGGGCTGATCGGTTTCGACTTGGGACGTTAGTTCCAGGGGAAGCGGGTCGAGGAGCCAGCGTCATCTCGTAAACGCTCGCTGGAAACCTATAACTGCCAACGCTAAGCGCAGTTCCTTCGCTCTCGCCGCCTGAGCGGTGATCGAAGCGTCAGACCGGGCATCCGTCTCCGTCCCGGAACCTGGCGTCATCTAGGAGACTTGCTGCTCACTCCGGGTCACGGAGGGTGAGCGGGACTATTCCGTGACTGAGCCTGTCGGGGACGTGTCCGTGCGAGCCCCGGGGCCGAGAAAAGCGACACCACGGACTGCACCCGGAGAAGACCTGGTTCGACGCTCGAGGACGCGGGTTCGATTCCCGCCAGCTCCACCACCACCAGCCTCACCTCTCTTGACCAGCAGGGCCGCCCCACGCCGGGGCGGCCCTGCTGTGTCGTGGTGTCGTGTGCTCCCGCGTGCGGAACCGGGGGTCCCGTGCGGCTCAGGGGGCGATGGCCAGCTCGGCGATCAGGTCGTCGACGAGCGTGAACCGGTACCGGAGCTCGACGACCCCGCCGGGGAAGTCGCCCTCGATCCGGTTCACCGCCACCCAGTGGGTCTCGTCGGCACGCTCGGCACCGACCAGCCGGCTGGTCCAGGTGAACGGGCCGCCGCCGTGGCGGAGGAACTCGAGCACCTCCTCGGTGCCGCGATGGGTCCGGCCGTCGTCGGTGACGACGGCGTCGGCGGTGAAGGTCCGGACGGCGGCCTCGGCCTCGCGTGCGGCGCTCGCGGCGAGGTAGGCGCGGATCGTGGCGGGCAGCTGCGTGGGCTCGATGGTGACGGGTGCGGTCATGCGGCCAGCGTGCGGCGTCCTCGCGGAGGACGGTCAAGCACTGGACACTCCCGCCGGGGGAGGGTGCACACTGCGCACCGTGCTGGCGATCGGGGAGTTCTCGCGGCTGACGCACCTGAGCGTGCGCACGCTGCGTCGCTACCACGAGGCGGACCTGCTCGTGCCCGCCACGGTGGACCCGGCGACGGGCTACCGGTACTACGACGCGGGCCAGATCCCGACCGCGCAGGTGATCCACCGCCTGCGCGAGCTCGACGTCCCGCTCGCCGACGTACGCCGCATCCTGGCCGCCACCGACCCGGGCGCGCGCGCCGCGATGGTCGCCGACCACCTGGGGCGCCTGGAGTCCGAGCTGGAGCGCACGCGCGCCGCCGTGGTGTCGCTGCGGCGGCTGCTGCGCCCGGAGCCGGCGCCGGTCCACGTCGAGCTGCGTGTGGTCCCGGGGACGACGGTCGCCGCGGTGGAGGGCGACGTCGACCTCGACGACGTCCTGCCCTGGTACGCCGGCGCGATGGCCGAGCTCGACGCGGTGGTCGACGAGCCGACCGGTGCGCCGGGCGGGCTGTACGACAACAGCCTCTTCGAGGTCGGCCACGGCCACGTCCTGGTCCACGTCCCGACCGAGAGCCCTCCGCGCCGCGGGCGCGTGCACCCGGCGACGCTCCCGCCGGTCGAGCTGGCCGTCGCCACCCACGCCGGGGAGCACGACGACATCGCGGTGACGTACGGCGAGGTCGGCGCGTGGCTGGTCGCCAACGCCCTGGCCGTGGCCGGCCCGATCCGCGAGACCTACCTGGTCGGGCCGCGCGACACCGCCGACCCGGCCGGGTGGCGCACCGAGATCGGCTGGCCGGTCTTCCACGTGGCACCGCGGTGAGGGGCGGCACCCCGCGCTGCTGTGGCGGCGCTCACCGCCCTTGAGGCGATGTCCGGGTGTCGTTCATTCTTCGTTCATACAGCGCGACAGGTTCATACACCTTCACTACCTAGCTTCTGGGTCGTCACGTTCACGAATCCTCAGGAGCAGCAGTGAAGACCACCTCCGTTCGTACGGCGGTCATCCCGGGCCTCGCGGCCCTCGTCCTCACCTTCTCGGCGTGCAGCGCCGGCAACGACGACAGCGGCAGCGACACCGGCAGCGGTGGGAGCGGCGGCGGCGAGAGCGTGAGCGGCCAGCTCGCCGGCGGCGGCGCGTCCTCCCAGGAGGCCGCCCAGAACGCGTGGATCGTCGGCTTCCAGGAGGCCAACCCCGACGCCACCGTCACCTACGACCCGGTCGGCTCGGGCGGCGGTCGCGAGAACTTCATCTCCGCCGCCTTCCCGTTCGCCGGCTCGGACGCCTACCTCACCGACGAGGAGGACGAGCTGACCGACGCCACCGAGCGCTGCGGCGGCGAGGCCCCCATCGAGGTCCCCAACTACGTCAGCCCCATCGCGATGGTCTACAACGTCGAGGGCGTCGACGAGCTCAACCTCTCGCCCGACACGATCGCCGGCATCTTCGCCGGTGAGATCACCAGCTGGGACGCCCCGGAGATCGCCGAGGACAACCCGGACGCCGAGCTGCCCTCCGCCCAGATCAACGCGGTCCACCGCTCCGACGAGTCGGGCACCACCGAGAACTTCACCAACTACCTCGACATCGTCGCCGGCGACGTCTGGTCCGCCGGTGCGGTCGAGACCTGGCCGCAGGAGTTCGGCGGCGAGGGCGCCCAGGGCACCTCCGGCGTCGTGTCCGCGGTCAAGAGCGGCACCAACTCCATCGGCTACGCCGACGCCAGCCAGGCCGGCGAGCTCAGCGTCGCCAACGTCGGCGTCGGCGACGAGTTCGTCGCCCCGACCGCCGAGGCCGCGGCGTCCATCCTGGACGTCTCCCCGCGCGTCGAGGGCCGCGGCGAGGGCTCGATCGTCTTCGACCTCGACTACGAGACCGACGAGGCTGGCGTCTACCCGATCGTGCTGACCTCCTACCTCCTGGCGTGCCCGTCGTACTCCGGCGACGAGGCCGAGGCGGGCGAGCTGACCAAGGCCTACCTGACCTACATCGTCAGCGAGGAGGGCCAGCAGTTCGGCGCCGACGAGGCCGGCTCGGCCCCGCTGAGCAGCGAGCTCCTCACCGAGGTCCAGGGCCTCGTCGACGGCATCACCGTCGAGTGACCACCCCCGCTGCATGAGTGAGGGCCCGACCCCGCCGGGTCGGGCCCTCACCCGCGCGCGGCGGGCCGCCGCCCGGTGACCCCGGGCAGGTCCCAGGCAACGACAGCACCACACGAGGAGCACCAGGTGTCCACCACCACCACCGCGGCCGGCGCGCCGCCGGCGACGAGCCGCCGCGGGGACTCGGTCTTCGCAGGCCTCGCCACGGGCGCGGGACTGCTGATCATGCTCGCGCTCGCGGGCGTGGCGATCTTCCTGATCATCGAGGGCGTCCCGGCCATCAGCGCGTCGGGGGAGCAGGCCTACGGCAAGGACAACATCGTCCTGTACGTGTGGCCGCTGCTCTTCGGCACGCTGCTCGCGGCGATCATCGCCCTGCTGGTGGCGACACCGCTGGCGGTCGGCGTCGCGCTCGTGATCTCCCACTACGCCCCGCGCCGCATCGCCCGGACCCTGGGCTACCTCATCGACCTGCTGGCTGCCGTGCCGAGCGTCGTGTACGGCCTGTGGGGCCGCGCCGTGCTGGCGCCGGCCATCCTGCCGGTCTACGCCTGGCTCGCCGACAACCTGGGCTGGCTACCGTTCTTCGACGGCCCCGCCCAGACCGGCCGGACCATCCTCACCGCCGCCATCGTGCTGGCCGTGATGGCGCTGCCGATCATCACCGCGATCTGCCGGGAGGTGTTCCTGCAGACCCCGCGCATCCACGAGGAGGCCGCGCTCGCGCTCGGCGCGACCCGCTGGGAGATGATCCGGATGACGGTCTTCCCCTACGCCCGGTCCGGGGTCATCTCGGCGGTCATGCTCGGCCTGGGTCGAGCCCTCGGCGAGACCATGGCCGTCGCGATGGTCCTCTCGGCGAGCGGGATCATCACCTTCGACCTCATCTCGGCGGAGAACCCGTCGACCATCGCCGCGAACATCGCCCTGAACTTCGGCAACGCCTCCGGGACCAAGATCAACGTCCTGATCTTCAGCGGCCTGGTGCTGTTCGTCGTGTCCTTCGCCGTCAACTTCCTCGGCCGCTGGATCGCGGCGCGGGGCCAGGTCAAGGCCTGAGGAGGCTCGCATGTCCATGACCGACGAGCGGCCCGTCGCCGCTCCGCCCACCCACATGCCGCTGGTGGCGCCGCAGATCCCGTCGTACGCCCCGGCGCTGGCCGCCGTCGTCGCCGCCGGTGTCGCCGCCCTGCTCGGCATCCTCCTCGGCTGGTCCGTCGTCGCCGTCGTCCTGCTGGCCTGGGCGCTCCTCGTCGTCGTCCTGCCGGCCTGGTCCGCGGCCGTCGAGGGCAACCGCCGCGCCAAGGACCGGCTCGTCACGACCATCGCCTGGTCGACGTTCGCCCTGGCGATGATCCCGCTGGTCAGCCTGGTCTACGAGGTCGTCTCCAACGGGTACGGCGTCCTCTCGAGCGAGTTCCTCACCTACGACATGCGCGGCGTGCTCGGCGAGGGCGGCGGCATCTACCACGCCCTCATGGGCACGCTGGTGATCACGGCGCTGGCCACCGCGATCTCGGTGCCGATCGGCGTCCTCGCCGCGATCTACCTGATCGAGTACGGCAAGGGCAACCGCCTCGCGCGGACCGTCACCTTCCTGGTCGACGTCATGACCGGCATCCCCTCGATCGTGGCCGGCCTCTTCGCCTTCGCGCTCTTCACGCTGATCTTCGGCCCCGGTGTCCGCTTCGGCATCGGCGGCGCGGTCGCGCTGTCGGTGCTGATGATCCCGATCGTCGTCCGCGCCACCGAGGAGATGCTCAAGCTCGTCCCCGAGGAGCTGCGCGAGGCGTCGTACGCCCTGGGCGTGCCGAAGTGGCGCACGATCGTCAAGGTCGTCCTGCCCACCGCCCTCGGCGGCATCGTCACCGGCGTGACCCTGGCCATCGCCCGCGTCGCCGGCGAGACCGCGCCGCTGCTGATCATCGTCGGCACCACGACGACCCTGAACCTCAACCCGTTCGACGGCCGGATGGCGACGCTCCCGGTGTTCATCTTCTCCTCGGTCACCACCGGCGGGAAGTACGACGCGGAGCAGACCGCCCGGGCCTGGGGCGCCGCCCTGGTCCTGGTCGCCATCGTGATGGCGCTCAACCTCCTCGCCCGTGCCGTCGGCAAGATCTTCGCGCCCAAGACCGGGCGCTGACACCCCAAGGAACCTCTCATGGCCAAGAGCATCGACATCTCCGACCTGAACATCTACTACGGGGACTTCCTCGCCGTCGAGGGCGTCGACATGACCATCCGCGCCCGCGCGGTGACCGCCTTCATCGGCCCGTCCGGCTGCGGCAAGTCGACCTTCCTGCGCTCGCTCAACCGGATGCACGAGGTGATCCCCGGCGCCCGCGTCGAGGGCAAGGTCGTCGTCGACGGCCAGTCGCTCTACGACGACTCGGTCGACCCGGTGGCCGTCCGCCGCCAGATCGGCATGGTCTTCCAGCGCCCCAACCCGTTCCCGACGATGTCGATCTACGAGAACGTGCTGGCCGGCAACCGGCTCAACGCCAAGCGGATGAAGAAGTCCGAGGCCGACGCGATCGTCGAGAAGTCGCTCAAGGGCGCGAACCTGTGGAACGAGGTGAAGGACCGGCTGGGCAAGCCCGGCATGGGCCTCTCCGGCGGCCAGCAGCAGCGCCTCTGCATCGCCCGGGCGATCGCGGTCGAGCCGCAGGTGCTGCTGATGGACGAGCCGTGCTCGGCGCTGGACCCGATCTCCACCGCGGCGATCGAGGACCTGATCCACGAGCTCAAGACCGACTACACGATCGTCATCGTCACCCACAACATGCAGCAGGCTGCGCGCGTGTCCGACGACACCGGCTTCTTCAACCTCAAGGCGACCGGCGAGCCGGGCCACCTGGTGGAGTTCAACGCGACCAGCAAGGTCTTCGCCAACCCCGACGACCCGTCGACCGAGGCCTACATCTCCGGCCGGTTCGGCTGATCCCGCCTCTGCCGGTCGGGGGTCCGGCGACGAACGACGAACGAACAGGAGCAGAGGCGATGCGCCGCAGCATCGAGGCCGTCCCGGGCGCTGCCGCGGCCCTCGCGCACGGTGCGCCCGTGCAGGTGATCGGCCCCGCCGAGGACGCCGACGCCGTGGCGTGCGCACTGCGCGGCGAGGGCGTGGAGGTCAGCGCCTTCGCCTCCGCGCTCGACGCGCTGGTGCACTTCGGCGACGCCCGCCCGGACGTCGTCGTCGTGGCCTCCGGCGTCGAGGGCGCCCCCGCGGCCGAGGTGGTCACGGCGCTGCTGCGGCACGGGGACCCGCTGGTGGTCGCCCTCGTCGACGCCGGCGACGCCGCGCTGGCCGGCCAGATGGTCCTGGCCGGCGCCCGCAGCGTGCTGACCCGGCCGTTCACGCCCGCCGACCTCTGGGCCGCCCTCCAGCGCCCCGCCTCGGAGCTGCGCCCCCAGGCCCAGCTCCGGCACGGCCCGATCGTGCTCGACACCGACAGCTACGCGGTCTGGATCCACGGGCAGCGGGCCGCCGACCCGCCCGGCAAGGAGTTCGAGCTGCTGCACGTGCTGCTGCGGCGGTCACCCGGCGTCGTCGGCAACGACGAGCTGCGCACCGCCCTGTGGGGGAGCGAGGCGGTCGGCCCCAGCGACAACACCATCGCGGTGCACGTGGCCCGGCTGCGGCACCGGCTCGAGGGTGTCGCGCGGATCCGTCGCCTGCGCGGCCGGGGCTACGCGCTGACGCTGGACTGAGCGAGAGCGGCAGCCCGGGACTCGCCTCCCGCATCGATGTCTGTCAATATCGACGCATGTCGATGCCGATCGCCTCGTCCCTCGACCCCGCCGCGACCCGGTGCGTGCCGCTGGCGCGCGAACCGTTGGGCGCGGCGGACGCGACCGCCCTGACCCCGCTGCTCAAGGCGGTCGCGGACCCCGCCCGGCTTCGCCTGCTGTCGCTGGTGCTCAGCCACGAGGGCGGCGAGGCGTGCGTGTGCGACCTGCTCCCGCACTTCGACCTCGGCCAGCCGACGGTCAGCCACCACCTCAAGGTGCTGCACGAGGCCGGGCTCCTCGAGCGCGAGCGCCGCGGCAGCTGGGTCTACTACTGCGCCCGTCGCGAGGCGGTCTCCGCCCTCGCCGGGCTGTTCACCCTCGCCCCGGAGCCGGTGGCACGGTGAGCGACACGGTGACGGAGACCGCCGCCGGCGGCCGGCTCTCCACGCTCGACCGCTACCTGCCGGTCTGGATCGGGCTGGCGATGGCGGCCGGCCTGCTCCTCGGTCGCGCGGTGGGCGGCCTCGACGACGCGCTCGCCGCCGTCGAGGTGGGCTCGGTGTCCCTGCCGATCGCCCTGGGACTGCTGGTGATGATGTATCCCGTCCTCGCCAAGGTGCGCTACGACGAGCTCGGGCACGTGACGGCGGACCGCCGGCTGCTCGGCACCTCGATCGTCCTCAACTGGGTGCTCGGGCCGGCCCTGAT
This window harbors:
- the pstB gene encoding phosphate ABC transporter ATP-binding protein PstB — translated: MAKSIDISDLNIYYGDFLAVEGVDMTIRARAVTAFIGPSGCGKSTFLRSLNRMHEVIPGARVEGKVVVDGQSLYDDSVDPVAVRRQIGMVFQRPNPFPTMSIYENVLAGNRLNAKRMKKSEADAIVEKSLKGANLWNEVKDRLGKPGMGLSGGQQQRLCIARAIAVEPQVLLMDEPCSALDPISTAAIEDLIHELKTDYTIVIVTHNMQQAARVSDDTGFFNLKATGEPGHLVEFNATSKVFANPDDPSTEAYISGRFG
- the pstA gene encoding phosphate ABC transporter permease PstA translates to MSMTDERPVAAPPTHMPLVAPQIPSYAPALAAVVAAGVAALLGILLGWSVVAVVLLAWALLVVVLPAWSAAVEGNRRAKDRLVTTIAWSTFALAMIPLVSLVYEVVSNGYGVLSSEFLTYDMRGVLGEGGGIYHALMGTLVITALATAISVPIGVLAAIYLIEYGKGNRLARTVTFLVDVMTGIPSIVAGLFAFALFTLIFGPGVRFGIGGAVALSVLMIPIVVRATEEMLKLVPEELREASYALGVPKWRTIVKVVLPTALGGIVTGVTLAIARVAGETAPLLIIVGTTTTLNLNPFDGRMATLPVFIFSSVTTGGKYDAEQTARAWGAALVLVAIVMALNLLARAVGKIFAPKTGR
- a CDS encoding response regulator transcription factor, translating into MRRSIEAVPGAAAALAHGAPVQVIGPAEDADAVACALRGEGVEVSAFASALDALVHFGDARPDVVVVASGVEGAPAAEVVTALLRHGDPLVVALVDAGDAALAGQMVLAGARSVLTRPFTPADLWAALQRPASELRPQAQLRHGPIVLDTDSYAVWIHGQRAADPPGKEFELLHVLLRRSPGVVGNDELRTALWGSEAVGPSDNTIAVHVARLRHRLEGVARIRRLRGRGYALTLD
- a CDS encoding metalloregulator ArsR/SmtB family transcription factor codes for the protein MSMPIASSLDPAATRCVPLAREPLGAADATALTPLLKAVADPARLRLLSLVLSHEGGEACVCDLLPHFDLGQPTVSHHLKVLHEAGLLERERRGSWVYYCARREAVSALAGLFTLAPEPVAR